From a region of the Carettochelys insculpta isolate YL-2023 chromosome 29, ASM3395843v1, whole genome shotgun sequence genome:
- the P2RY11 gene encoding P2Y purinoceptor 11, protein MTPSSVEQSACNLSFSMWQEHMWPILALEFPLALAGNAFAIYRFVACERPWHAGIVYSFHLAVSGLFYALSLPFLAAYYYPPKHWRYGLALCKLERFLFSCNLYGSIFFLTCISLNRYVGIVHPFLAHRRLEPRQAWLLSSAGWLLVAILCAPTLHFSELQPQGNRTECLGSATEQQLHRYLPYSLVLAVLGCGLPFLLTISSYAAILRTVCRNPHLTPPEKQQVGRLVGVGVGLYAISYLPYHTLRNLNLGQRLAAGGSCSLLIHSAYQLSKVLVTLNICAHPVLYGALASSMRGWCSALCRQGGGSPPPDMALKG, encoded by the coding sequence ATGACTCCAAGCAGCGTGGAGCAGAGCGCCTGCAACCTCTCCTTCAGCATGTGGCAGGAACACATGTGGCCCATCTTAGCGCTGGAGTTCCCACTGGCCCTGGCAGGCAACGCCTTCGCCATCTACCGCTTCGTGGCCTGTGAACGCCCCTGGCACGCGGGCATCGTGTACTCCTTCCACCTGGCCGTCAGCGGCCTGTTCTacgccctctccctgcccttcctggcAGCCTACTACTACCCACCCAAGCACTGGCGCTACGGCCTGGCCCTCTGCAAGCTCGAGCGCTTCCTCTTCAGCTGCAACCTGTACGGCAGCATCTTCTTCCTCACCTGCATCAGCCTGAACCGCTATGTCGGCATCGTGCACCCGTTCCTGGCCCACCGGCGCCTGGAGCCCCGCCAGGCCTGGCTGCTGAGCAgcgctggctggctgctggtagCCATCCTctgtgcccccaccctgcacttctccgagctgcagccccaggggaacCGGACCGAGTGCCTGGGCAGcgccacagagcagcagctgcaccgcTACCTGCCCTACAGcctggtcctggcagtgctgggCTGTGGGCTGCCCTTCCTGCTGACCATCTCCTCCTACGCAGCCATCCTGCGCACCGTCTGCCGCAACCCCCACCTCACGCCGCCcgagaagcagcaggtggggaggttggtgggcgtgggggtggggctctACGCCATCTCCTACCTGCCCTACCACACCCTGCGCAACCTCAACCTAGGCCAGCGCCTGGCCGCCGGGGGCAGCTGCTCACTGCTCATCCACTCGGCCTACCAGCTCAGCAAGGTGCTGGTCACTCTCAACATCTGCGCCCACCCGGTGCTCTACggtgccctggccagcagcatgcgGGGCTGGTGCAGCGCTCTctgcaggcagggtgggggcagcccaCCCCCGGACATGGCCCTGAAAGGCTAA
- the EIF3G gene encoding eukaryotic translation initiation factor 3 subunit G encodes MPTGDYDSKPSWADQVEEEGDDDKCITSELLKDLPLSGGLKDISPSADLSADVELLKGGGPLPSPKEIINGNIKTVTEYREEEDGRKVKIIRTFRIETRKASKAVARRKNWKKFGNSEFDAPGPNVATTTVSDDVFMTFITSKEDLNCQEEEDPMNKLKGQKIVSCRICKGDHWTTRCPYKDTLGPMQKELAEQLGLSTGEKEKLPGEPEPVQAQQSKTGKYVPPSLRDGASRRGESMQPNRRADDNATIRVTNLSEDTRETDLQELFRPFGSISRIYLAKDKTTGQSKGFAFISFHRREDAARAIAGVSGFGYDHLILSVEWAKPSTN; translated from the exons ATGCCCACGGGGGACTACGA CTCGAAGCCCAGCTGGGCCGaccaggtggaggaggagggagatgaTG acaAATGCATCACCAGCGAGCTGCTGAAGGACCTGCCCCTGAGCGGGGGGCTGAAGGACATCTCCCCGAGTGCGGACCTGAGTGCAGACGTTGAGCTGCTGAAAGGAGGAG gtcccctcccatccccaaagGAGATTATCAACGGGAACATCAAAACCGTCACAGAGTAccgggaggaggaggacgggCGCAAGGTGAAG ATCATCCGCACCTTCCGAATTGAGACCAGGAAGGCCTCCAAGGCTGTGGCACGGCGGAAG AACTGGAAGAAATTTGGCAACTCTGAGTTCGATGCCCCGGGGCCCAATGTGGCCACGACTACAGTGAGCGACGATGTCTTCATGACCTTCATCACCAGCAAAGAG GACCTGAACTGCCAAGAGGAGGAGGACCCTATGAACAAGCTGAAGGGGCAGAAGATCGTGTCATGCCGGATCTGCAAGGGTGACCACTGGACCACGCGCTGCCCCTACAAGGACACGCTGGGCCCCATGCagaaggagctggctgagcaacTGGGCCTGTCCACAGGCGAGAAGGAGAAGCTCCCAGGAG AACCGGAGCCAGTCCAGGCCCAGCAGAGCAAAACAGGGAAGTATGTCCCGCCCAGCCTGCGTGATGGAGCCAGCCGCCGGGGAGAGTCCATGCAGCCCAACCGCAGGG CTGACGACAATGCCACCATCCGGGTCACCAACCTGTCGGAGGACACGCGGGAGACCGACCTGCAGGAGCTGTTCCGCCCCtttggctccatctccaggatcTACCTGGCCAAGGACAAGACCACGGGACAGTCCAAG ggctttgccttCATCAGCTTCCACCGCCGCGAGGATGCTGCCCGCGCCATAGCTGGTGTCTCCGGCTTCGGTTATGACCATCTCATCCTCAGCGTGGAGTGGGCCAA aCCCTCCACCAACTGA